Proteins from a genomic interval of Chryseobacterium indologenes:
- a CDS encoding serine hydrolase yields MFSSIKENAETISANKTYWKRFNFKGFGEIVLTAEDLFKFKKALTEGKLLSLSTLKKAQTEVRLSDGSPSGIGLGWQIEEHNILGKLIGHGGGLPGLSTGFIDQPDTQRVVIVFDNTQQNAEDLEMEALMILFGRKLPTPTKNIARIYGKSLLKSGSAIATHELLSLQKDTTKYYLSEQQMNRLGYDFLRSGKIPQAVETFRMNTELFPQSSNTYDSYGESLLKDSQKEKALIMYRKSVELNPANENAKKIIVELSR; encoded by the coding sequence ATGTTTAGTTCAATAAAAGAAAATGCCGAAACAATATCAGCGAATAAGACATACTGGAAAAGATTCAACTTTAAAGGTTTTGGTGAGATTGTTCTTACTGCGGAGGATCTTTTTAAGTTTAAAAAGGCATTGACAGAAGGAAAACTGCTGTCTTTATCAACTTTAAAAAAAGCACAAACGGAAGTAAGGCTCAGTGATGGCAGTCCTTCAGGGATTGGATTAGGCTGGCAGATAGAAGAGCATAACATCTTAGGTAAACTGATAGGGCATGGAGGCGGACTTCCGGGGTTGTCAACAGGTTTTATTGACCAACCTGATACCCAGCGTGTAGTCATTGTTTTTGATAATACGCAACAAAACGCAGAAGATCTTGAAATGGAAGCATTGATGATTCTTTTTGGCAGGAAACTACCAACTCCTACAAAAAATATAGCCCGAATTTATGGAAAGAGCTTACTGAAAAGCGGATCTGCAATCGCTACACATGAACTTCTCAGCTTACAAAAAGATACAACGAAGTATTACCTTTCTGAACAGCAGATGAACAGACTGGGTTATGATTTTTTGCGTTCAGGAAAAATTCCACAGGCAGTTGAAACATTCCGAATGAATACAGAGCTCTTTCCACAAAGTTCCAATACTTACGACAGCTATGGCGAATCACTTCTCAAAGACAGCCAGAAAGAAAAAGCTTTAATAATGTACAGAAAATCAGTTGAACTCAATCCTGCTAATGAAAATGCGAAAAAAATTATCGTTGAGTTAAGTCGATAA
- a CDS encoding beta-lactamase family protein has protein sequence MSTTLYSRYLQTRIFFITALLGIASFSVLKSQNTAEKLDTYFSAKARHGDFNGVILVAEKNNILYHKAFGFADFEHKRLNTLHSRFPIGSITKLLTATAALQLVDQGLLNLEAPIRNYLSQFPYPDITLSHLLSHTSGLPGWDAVFKNTIQKHPDAVFTLDDILPEYTDQNIPLSFKPGSAHEYNNVNSVFVALLIEKASGEPYDIYMKQHIFAPAGMNDTFIPEIPFFNYTGSEKRMYRICISIICLVQ, from the coding sequence ATGAGTACAACATTATATTCACGATATCTTCAGACCAGGATTTTTTTTATAACCGCACTCTTGGGAATAGCTTCTTTTTCAGTTCTGAAATCACAAAATACAGCAGAAAAACTTGATACTTATTTTTCTGCAAAAGCCAGACATGGTGATTTTAATGGAGTTATTCTCGTGGCTGAAAAAAATAATATACTTTACCATAAAGCTTTCGGATTTGCTGATTTTGAACATAAGAGATTGAACACTTTACACTCACGTTTTCCTATCGGTTCCATCACTAAATTACTGACCGCTACAGCAGCTCTTCAATTGGTGGATCAGGGGCTTCTGAATCTGGAGGCACCCATCAGAAATTATCTTTCTCAATTTCCTTATCCGGACATCACTCTCAGCCATCTTCTTTCGCATACTTCAGGTTTGCCGGGTTGGGATGCCGTTTTTAAAAATACAATCCAGAAGCATCCGGATGCAGTATTCACACTTGATGATATCCTGCCGGAATATACAGATCAAAATATTCCTTTGTCTTTCAAACCCGGCTCTGCACATGAATATAATAATGTTAATTCCGTATTTGTTGCTTTACTCATTGAAAAGGCTTCCGGTGAACCTTACGACATTTATATGAAACAGCATATTTTTGCTCCGGCAGGGATGAATGATACTTTTATTCCGGAAATTCCTTTTTTCAACTACACCGGCTCGGAAAAAAGAATGTATCGAATCTGTATATCGATCATATGTTTAGTTCAATAA
- a CDS encoding TetR/AcrR family transcriptional regulator, with amino-acid sequence METKEKILLVSYQTFINKGFHNTSMQQLVEASGFSKGAFYHHFKNKNDLYKEVINQYFLQFYTAVDWNAYRQSELTIKEIETKIQEFYLNFIPQILAITENGMSSYYIMYFEAFSILPHFKEQVSQFYSNMESLLIDAKDNDSQSKKTALEIITKYEGILFLLAINPALNIEDLIKQIAK; translated from the coding sequence ATGGAAACAAAAGAAAAAATACTTCTGGTCTCGTACCAGACATTTATCAATAAAGGATTTCATAATACTTCTATGCAACAACTGGTAGAGGCATCAGGATTTTCCAAAGGAGCATTTTATCATCACTTTAAAAATAAAAATGACCTGTATAAAGAGGTTATCAATCAGTATTTCTTACAATTTTACACTGCTGTAGACTGGAACGCTTACAGGCAGTCTGAATTGACCATCAAAGAGATTGAAACTAAAATCCAGGAATTCTACCTGAATTTTATTCCGCAAATTTTAGCGATTACTGAAAATGGAATGTCTTCCTATTATATTATGTATTTTGAGGCCTTTAGTATTCTCCCTCATTTTAAAGAGCAAGTTTCCCAATTTTACAGCAATATGGAAAGCTTACTGATAGATGCCAAAGATAATGACAGCCAATCAAAAAAAACAGCTCTTGAAATTATTACAAAATATGAGGGAATATTATTTTTATTAGCTATAAACCCAGCATTGAACATTGAAGATCTTATAAAACAAATAGCAAAATAG
- the glsA gene encoding glutaminase A — protein MIRNSFLLSTKGIVFATFLSFNTMTYAQKTAEVPAISEKTLSSILEKNRAYYTEGKVADYIPELGKMDAKAIAFSVVDKSGKVYNTGDVSKKFTMQSISKIIALMIAVNEKGEAHIFDKMGYYGTDKPFNHFANLETMGKPLNPMMNAGAILTTSLISGDGEKPFTKVLDMVRYITKNPTIDYSKSVYESEKTTGHRNRGMFYIMKNSGLISGNEDQLDNYFRQCSIEVTAEDLAKIGYFFANQCVRFDGDTTYKNAEIAQLIEPQMLTAGMYEFSGEYSRTVGLPSKSGVGGGITVSVPGKMGIGVFSPSLDKHGNSSAGYHMILDLVKQYNLSIF, from the coding sequence ATGATAAGAAATAGCTTTTTACTTTCCACAAAGGGAATTGTCTTCGCAACCTTTCTTTCCTTCAATACAATGACGTATGCTCAGAAAACGGCAGAGGTTCCTGCAATTTCTGAAAAGACCCTGAGCAGCATTCTGGAAAAAAACAGAGCTTATTATACCGAAGGTAAAGTGGCCGATTATATTCCTGAATTAGGGAAAATGGATGCTAAAGCTATTGCCTTTTCAGTAGTGGATAAAAGCGGAAAAGTCTATAATACCGGTGATGTAAGTAAGAAATTTACCATGCAGAGTATTTCAAAAATTATTGCATTGATGATTGCTGTGAATGAAAAAGGTGAAGCCCATATTTTTGATAAAATGGGCTATTACGGAACCGACAAGCCTTTTAATCATTTTGCCAATCTTGAAACCATGGGCAAACCACTTAACCCGATGATGAATGCCGGGGCTATTCTTACCACTTCTTTAATTTCCGGAGACGGCGAAAAGCCGTTTACAAAAGTGTTGGATATGGTGAGGTATATTACCAAAAACCCAACAATAGACTACAGTAAATCTGTGTACGAATCTGAAAAAACCACCGGTCATCGAAACCGTGGAATGTTCTACATTATGAAAAACAGTGGCCTGATCTCAGGAAATGAGGATCAGCTTGACAATTATTTCAGACAATGTTCCATTGAGGTCACTGCTGAAGATCTGGCTAAAATCGGTTATTTCTTTGCCAATCAATGTGTACGTTTTGACGGAGATACTACCTATAAAAATGCTGAAATTGCCCAATTAATAGAACCCCAAATGCTCACTGCCGGAATGTATGAGTTCAGTGGAGAATATTCCAGAACGGTAGGTTTACCGAGCAAATCAGGTGTCGGTGGAGGAATCACAGTAAGTGTTCCCGGAAAAATGGGAATCGGTGTCTTCAGCCCTTCTTTGGATAAACACGGCAATTCATCTGCGGGATATCATATGATTTTAGATCTGGTAAAGCAATATAATCTGAGCATATTTTAA
- a CDS encoding CPBP family intramembrane metalloprotease, which produces METPASTTEIRKNIATYLILTLFFCLPVYYMCIRTGKLGGGIISYATIVMWCPAIAALLTCRIRKIPISSLGWKWGNTKYQIMAYCIPLLYAFIPYLIIWITGAGGFYNHEFVKEIGKGMGWELSDGLTIVLYVILMSSFGMVRSVGSALGEEIGWRGLLTPQLAKINSYTATSLWMGVIWSLYHYPLLLFSNYNTGGPKWLALTCFTIMIFACCFIFTWLRLKSGSLWTGVFLHASHNLFIQSIFTPFTTETGNTNYYIDEFGIALPIATVVVAYFFWRKRKDLPELRIENSDSSVNT; this is translated from the coding sequence ATGGAAACACCAGCTTCTACCACGGAAATCCGCAAGAATATAGCCACTTATCTGATACTTACTTTGTTTTTTTGTCTTCCTGTCTACTATATGTGCATCCGCACCGGAAAACTGGGTGGCGGAATAATCTCTTATGCAACCATCGTAATGTGGTGTCCGGCAATAGCAGCTCTTCTCACTTGTAGGATCAGGAAAATCCCGATATCGTCATTGGGCTGGAAATGGGGAAATACCAAATATCAGATAATGGCCTACTGTATTCCTCTTCTGTATGCTTTTATCCCTTATCTGATCATCTGGATCACCGGAGCCGGTGGCTTCTACAATCACGAATTCGTAAAGGAAATCGGAAAAGGAATGGGTTGGGAACTGTCTGACGGATTAACAATTGTCTTATATGTTATCTTAATGAGCAGTTTCGGGATGGTACGATCTGTAGGATCTGCTTTGGGTGAAGAAATCGGTTGGCGCGGACTTCTGACTCCACAATTGGCAAAAATCAACTCTTATACTGCTACTTCACTATGGATGGGAGTCATCTGGTCATTGTACCACTATCCTTTGTTATTATTTTCAAATTATAATACAGGCGGGCCCAAATGGCTTGCTTTGACCTGCTTTACCATTATGATATTTGCCTGCTGTTTTATTTTCACCTGGCTAAGGTTGAAATCCGGCAGCCTTTGGACCGGAGTGTTTTTACATGCAAGCCATAATCTTTTTATCCAGTCTATTTTTACACCGTTTACCACAGAAACCGGAAATACCAATTACTATATTGATGAGTTTGGAATTGCACTTCCCATTGCCACCGTGGTTGTGGCCTATTTCTTCTGGCGGAAAAGAAAAGACTTGCCTGAGCTGAGAATCGAAAATTCAGATTCATCAGTTAATACTTAA
- a CDS encoding LysE family translocator, translating to MIPLHDLPFFMLAALILAISPGPNMIYLISKSITQGKKSGFISLTGVICGFIFHIIMVSFGLTAVLLAVPFAYTVLKTAGTIYLLYLAYQAIKPKSRNIFEVDHTGTHDRPKKLFTVGFLTNVLNPKVAVFYLSFFPQFIKPGYGSVFTQSLELGIVQVILSFTVNFIIVLTAAKVATFFSNNPVWIRVQKWFMASVLTYLAIKMAFSKAK from the coding sequence ATGATCCCACTTCACGACCTTCCGTTCTTTATGCTGGCAGCACTTATTCTTGCCATCAGCCCAGGTCCCAATATGATTTATTTGATTTCAAAATCAATTACACAAGGTAAAAAATCGGGATTTATTTCTTTGACGGGAGTCATTTGTGGCTTTATATTTCACATTATTATGGTTTCTTTTGGCCTTACCGCTGTATTATTGGCCGTTCCATTCGCTTATACGGTTCTTAAAACGGCAGGAACAATTTATCTCTTGTATCTGGCTTATCAGGCCATTAAACCTAAAAGCAGAAATATTTTTGAAGTAGACCATACCGGCACACATGATCGTCCTAAAAAACTATTCACTGTCGGCTTTTTAACTAATGTTCTTAATCCTAAAGTGGCTGTGTTTTATTTATCATTTTTTCCTCAATTCATTAAACCCGGATACGGATCGGTATTTACTCAGAGTTTAGAATTGGGTATTGTGCAGGTGATACTAAGTTTCACTGTTAATTTCATCATCGTCCTTACTGCAGCCAAAGTTGCCACATTTTTTTCAAACAATCCTGTGTGGATCAGGGTTCAGAAATGGTTTATGGCAAGCGTACTCACCTATCTTGCAATAAAGATGGCTTTTTCAAAGGCTAAATAG
- a CDS encoding AraC family transcriptional regulator: MKTIPTYDLKDISEHRFHIKRMDLRTQSTEDILMDKGIHRDSHYIFTCMESGHVKMMVDFHMIEAQGSAIFCVLPGQVHQGILMQEVNGWFVAVKADLVPDAVRSVFEESLEGIRPLSLNKNRIEKIRTAAAMLHASYTDETLSSKEGFLVVQSLLNAFLGMFAVMYSQENISRSIGDNRSLQLTRAFRIMVRKNYKTMKSPSEYAEMLNISRGYLTEVVREVTGKPVQHWIHHEILTEAKRLLAFTHLTVKEIAYDLGYTDHTYFTRLFSKTENQSPSEFRKGNGKQ; the protein is encoded by the coding sequence ATGAAGACAATTCCTACTTATGATTTAAAAGATATTTCGGAGCACCGATTTCATATCAAAAGAATGGATCTTCGTACTCAAAGCACAGAAGATATTCTTATGGATAAAGGAATACATCGGGACAGCCACTACATTTTCACCTGTATGGAAAGCGGACATGTCAAAATGATGGTTGATTTTCATATGATTGAAGCGCAAGGATCCGCTATTTTTTGTGTGTTACCCGGGCAGGTACATCAGGGCATCCTCATGCAAGAGGTCAACGGATGGTTTGTTGCGGTAAAAGCAGATCTGGTTCCGGATGCTGTGCGTTCTGTTTTTGAAGAATCTCTGGAAGGAATACGACCTTTGAGTCTTAATAAAAATCGGATCGAAAAAATCAGGACTGCAGCAGCCATGCTTCACGCGTCTTATACTGATGAAACGCTTTCTTCCAAAGAAGGATTTTTAGTCGTTCAATCATTACTTAATGCCTTTTTAGGAATGTTTGCGGTGATGTATTCACAGGAAAATATCTCCCGTTCTATCGGAGACAACCGTTCTTTACAACTAACAAGAGCCTTCAGGATAATGGTAAGAAAAAACTACAAAACCATGAAAAGTCCATCCGAATATGCCGAAATGCTCAATATTTCCAGAGGCTACCTCACGGAAGTTGTTCGTGAGGTAACAGGAAAACCCGTACAACACTGGATTCATCATGAAATTTTAACGGAAGCCAAAAGACTGCTGGCGTTTACCCATCTTACCGTAAAGGAGATAGCTTATGACCTGGGATATACGGATCACACGTATTTTACACGATTATTTTCAAAAACAGAAAACCAGTCACCTTCGGAATTCAGGAAGGGAAATGGAAAGCAATAA
- a CDS encoding siderophore-interacting protein: MPSLPKWINDTVENVWSSKFKDCTVIHIENITADLKKIRFESDLQDVQFEPAYAIGIRINDRDFRNYSPFNFNREAGTFEVLFHVHDDTAAGSNFVTRLSQGDSIKILMPRGKRFFEPGSKVHFSIGDETSLGSSLSIREAAEENGALFVCLHELEECSALEKLNLYGYHSPKKSIMRMIEALTDFLREEKEAVSHDDVVFYLTGNGDRMSLIRKFLKAKGVSPRCIRSQAYWIEGKKGL; the protein is encoded by the coding sequence ATGCCAAGCCTACCAAAATGGATTAACGACACTGTAGAAAATGTCTGGTCCTCAAAATTTAAAGATTGTACTGTCATTCATATAGAAAATATTACTGCAGATCTTAAAAAAATCCGTTTTGAATCCGATTTGCAGGATGTCCAGTTTGAACCTGCTTACGCTATCGGAATACGAATCAATGACAGAGATTTCCGTAATTATTCCCCTTTTAATTTTAACAGAGAAGCAGGAACCTTTGAGGTATTATTCCATGTGCATGATGATACTGCGGCAGGAAGTAATTTTGTCACGAGATTATCTCAAGGCGACTCTATAAAAATATTGATGCCAAGAGGAAAACGTTTTTTTGAACCCGGTTCAAAAGTCCATTTTTCTATCGGTGATGAGACTTCGCTGGGTAGTTCCCTTTCCATCAGAGAAGCTGCAGAAGAAAACGGTGCGCTGTTTGTATGCCTTCACGAGCTGGAAGAATGTTCTGCGCTTGAAAAACTGAATTTATACGGATACCACAGTCCTAAAAAAAGCATAATGAGAATGATAGAGGCACTCACCGACTTTTTGAGAGAAGAAAAGGAAGCGGTCTCTCACGATGATGTTGTTTTCTACCTTACAGGAAATGGGGACCGCATGTCATTGATCAGGAAGTTTCTAAAAGCGAAGGGTGTTTCTCCACGATGCATCAGATCGCAAGCGTACTGGATAGAGGGTAAAAAGGGATTGTAA
- a CDS encoding NAD(P)H-dependent oxidoreductase, with protein MKKIAIINGHPNKDSFNFGMAAAYKNGAKESGAEVKEIVVKDLNFNPNLQFGYQRRMELEPDLVKAWEIIQWADHLVWIHPVWWGGLPALTKGFVDRLFLPGMAYKLRENSVWWDKLLKGKTGHIMTTLDQPGWYYRLFFGRPSVNQLKKSTLEYCGVKPVRVTYVGIIRNSKEEQRNGWLKKVKKLGQKQK; from the coding sequence ATGAAAAAAATAGCCATTATCAACGGCCACCCCAATAAAGATTCTTTCAATTTCGGAATGGCAGCCGCTTATAAAAACGGAGCCAAAGAATCGGGTGCTGAGGTGAAAGAAATTGTTGTTAAAGATTTAAATTTTAATCCCAATCTTCAATTCGGTTATCAAAGACGGATGGAGCTAGAACCGGATTTGGTTAAAGCCTGGGAAATTATACAATGGGCTGATCATCTGGTTTGGATACATCCTGTTTGGTGGGGAGGTTTACCTGCCCTTACAAAGGGGTTTGTCGACCGGCTTTTTTTACCGGGAATGGCTTACAAATTAAGGGAAAATTCTGTGTGGTGGGATAAGCTTCTGAAAGGAAAAACAGGTCATATTATGACAACCCTGGATCAGCCGGGTTGGTATTATCGTTTATTCTTCGGAAGACCCAGTGTCAATCAGCTTAAAAAATCAACGTTGGAATATTGTGGTGTAAAACCGGTTAGGGTAACCTATGTGGGGATTATCAGAAATTCTAAAGAGGAACAGCGAAATGGATGGCTGAAGAAAGTTAAAAAATTGGGTCAAAAACAAAAATAA
- a CDS encoding Crp/Fnr family transcriptional regulator, giving the protein MNTKDYFQSFNLFSENEIDAFLQLFEVRKVNKNEYFVQEGERCKEVAFIKSGIFRSFYLADDGKDMTYCFRFPNTMMAAYSSFISDSLSRENMQAINNAELMVLKKEAVDEMVQENINWIKFLKIIAEQEYLELENRFFQLQRDTAAQRYETLVRNHPDYIQNIPLQYLASYLGITQRHLSRIRKEISF; this is encoded by the coding sequence ATGAATACAAAAGATTATTTTCAGAGTTTCAATTTATTTTCAGAAAATGAAATAGACGCATTTCTGCAGCTTTTTGAAGTAAGAAAAGTGAATAAAAATGAATATTTTGTACAGGAAGGTGAGAGATGCAAAGAGGTGGCGTTTATAAAATCAGGGATTTTCCGTTCTTTTTATCTTGCTGATGACGGAAAAGATATGACGTATTGTTTCAGGTTTCCCAATACAATGATGGCGGCTTATTCATCATTCATCTCCGATAGTCTGAGTAGGGAGAATATGCAGGCCATTAACAATGCAGAATTGATGGTGTTAAAAAAAGAAGCGGTAGATGAGATGGTGCAGGAAAACATCAACTGGATTAAGTTTTTAAAAATCATTGCCGAACAGGAATACCTTGAACTTGAGAACAGATTTTTTCAGCTTCAAAGAGATACTGCTGCCCAACGGTATGAAACCCTTGTGAGAAATCATCCCGATTACATTCAGAATATTCCGCTTCAGTATCTGGCTTCTTATCTGGGAATTACACAAAGACATTTGAGCAGGATCAGAAAAGAAATTTCTTTTTAG
- a CDS encoding aminopeptidase P family protein, with the protein MTSKEKVAALREEMQKNNVDAFIVYSADPHMSEYLPEEWQERAWLSGFLGSAGFVVITKDKAGLWTDGRYFTQAAIELDGSGIDLFKDGVEGTPNYIDWIISEIPNGGKVAVNALAASNANWELLSQKFNAKNISLIDLPLLKQVWTERGTPSENPIYIQPVERAGKSVADKLSAIRQKMEEQEATVHIISSLDDVAWTLNLRGSDVQSNPVFLGYIVITKNDAVLFTGLEKMEVEARKQMDDAFVKMMPYEEFYTYLKGFKNETVLVSPNTNQQIVETLKADNQFIKAPVPGNLMKAQKNDTELEGFRKVMVRDGVAMVKFLYWLTHNAGKEAMNEYSIGEKLRGFRAEGENFVGESFRSIIGYKDNGAIMHYSAKKEGSKEVTNADTILVDSGGQYLEGTTDITRTFALGTASDEFKRNSTLVLQGLIRLSMVKFPKGTKGVHLDAIARLPLWMEGKDFNHGTGHGVGSFMNVHEGPQSIRKDLNAQDLLPGMVCSNEPGYYLEGHYGIRHENLIAVKEAEKTIHGTFYEFETLTFCPFFKDTVVKEILSETEIAWLNAYHKTCEEKIGPYLEGEIKEWFLELVSPL; encoded by the coding sequence ATGACTTCAAAGGAAAAAGTTGCTGCGCTTCGTGAAGAAATGCAGAAAAATAATGTTGATGCATTTATAGTATATTCTGCGGATCCGCATATGAGTGAGTATCTTCCTGAAGAATGGCAGGAAAGAGCCTGGTTGTCAGGGTTTTTAGGTTCTGCCGGATTTGTGGTAATTACTAAAGATAAAGCAGGTTTATGGACTGACGGAAGATACTTTACCCAAGCCGCAATTGAATTGGACGGTTCAGGAATCGATCTTTTCAAAGACGGTGTTGAAGGTACCCCCAATTATATCGACTGGATTATTTCAGAAATTCCCAATGGCGGTAAAGTGGCGGTTAATGCATTAGCTGCATCCAATGCCAACTGGGAACTCCTTTCTCAAAAATTCAATGCAAAAAATATAAGTCTTATTGATCTTCCGCTTTTAAAACAAGTCTGGACAGAAAGAGGAACGCCTTCTGAGAATCCTATTTACATACAGCCCGTTGAAAGAGCCGGTAAATCGGTAGCGGATAAGCTTTCAGCGATTCGTCAGAAAATGGAGGAGCAGGAAGCAACTGTTCATATTATTTCCAGCTTGGATGACGTAGCCTGGACATTAAACCTAAGGGGAAGCGATGTACAGAGCAACCCTGTATTCCTTGGATACATCGTGATCACAAAAAATGATGCAGTTCTTTTTACAGGCCTTGAAAAAATGGAAGTGGAAGCCAGAAAACAAATGGATGATGCTTTCGTAAAAATGATGCCTTACGAAGAATTCTATACTTATCTGAAAGGCTTCAAAAATGAAACAGTATTGGTTTCTCCAAATACCAACCAACAAATTGTTGAAACGTTAAAAGCAGACAACCAATTCATCAAAGCACCGGTGCCGGGTAACCTGATGAAAGCCCAGAAAAATGATACTGAGCTTGAAGGTTTCAGGAAAGTGATGGTAAGAGATGGGGTGGCTATGGTAAAATTCTTATACTGGCTGACTCACAATGCTGGAAAAGAGGCCATGAATGAATATTCTATCGGTGAGAAACTGAGAGGATTCCGTGCTGAAGGAGAAAACTTTGTAGGAGAAAGCTTCCGTTCTATCATAGGGTATAAAGATAATGGGGCCATCATGCACTATTCTGCCAAGAAAGAAGGCAGCAAAGAGGTAACCAATGCAGACACTATTCTGGTAGATTCCGGAGGTCAGTATCTTGAAGGTACAACGGATATTACGAGAACTTTTGCTTTAGGAACGGCTTCTGATGAGTTTAAAAGAAATTCAACATTGGTATTACAGGGACTGATCCGTTTATCTATGGTGAAATTCCCGAAAGGAACCAAAGGTGTACACCTTGATGCTATTGCACGACTGCCGCTGTGGATGGAAGGAAAAGACTTCAACCATGGAACAGGTCATGGAGTAGGAAGCTTTATGAATGTTCATGAAGGACCTCAGAGCATCAGGAAAGACCTGAACGCACAGGATCTTCTTCCCGGAATGGTATGTTCGAATGAACCGGGATACTACCTTGAAGGGCATTATGGGATTCGTCACGAAAACCTGATTGCGGTGAAAGAAGCAGAAAAAACAATTCATGGAACATTTTATGAATTCGAAACTTTGACATTCTGCCCGTTCTTCAAAGATACAGTGGTAAAAGAAATCCTTTCTGAAACAGAAATAGCGTGGTTAAATGCATATCACAAGACCTGTGAAGAAAAAATAGGCCCATATCTGGAAGGAGAAATAAAAGAATGGTTCTTAGAATTGGTAAGCCCATTGTAA
- a CDS encoding AraC family transcriptional regulator has translation MEVLSNFQYKKLFLPNITEKILANNADIQLYRIENYLKGILMPVIPYRTTFNFIIFVTNGHIRQYLENKEYHAEKGGVIFIKQGTITATVELSDDIEGFFLAYENNILSEQELPKHKSSIFFMTPFLNLDSLTYGTITQLLPIMEQELWLNNLNINDVVVTMLHLILIKMLSTDSDTHHKSATRPMELSLQFRDLLFKYHVCEKRVAFYADKLSVTESYLNKCVKGVTQKSPKQWINEIDINYSKALLHSSKDIAEIAYELNFHTASHFTQLFKKIAGITPKEYRTQFLQNRING, from the coding sequence ATGGAGGTATTATCCAATTTTCAATATAAAAAGCTTTTTCTCCCCAATATCACTGAGAAAATATTAGCCAATAATGCGGATATACAACTTTATCGCATAGAGAATTATCTTAAGGGAATTCTGATGCCGGTGATTCCGTACCGTACGACTTTTAATTTTATCATTTTCGTGACCAACGGTCATATCAGACAGTACCTTGAAAATAAAGAATATCACGCTGAAAAAGGCGGCGTTATCTTCATCAAACAAGGAACAATAACCGCCACGGTAGAATTATCCGATGATATTGAAGGATTTTTTCTGGCCTATGAAAATAATATCCTTTCTGAGCAGGAGCTCCCCAAACATAAGAGCAGTATCTTCTTCATGACCCCTTTTCTGAATCTGGATAGCTTAACCTACGGAACCATTACCCAGCTTCTTCCGATTATGGAACAGGAACTCTGGTTGAATAACCTCAATATCAACGATGTAGTGGTGACCATGCTTCACCTGATTTTAATCAAGATGCTGAGCACGGATTCTGATACCCATCATAAATCGGCTACACGTCCCATGGAGCTGTCTCTGCAGTTCAGGGACCTTCTGTTTAAGTATCATGTCTGTGAGAAAAGGGTAGCTTTTTATGCTGATAAATTATCGGTTACAGAGAGTTATTTGAATAAATGTGTGAAAGGAGTGACTCAAAAATCTCCTAAACAATGGATCAATGAGATTGATATCAATTACAGTAAAGCACTTTTACATTCCAGCAAAGATATTGCTGAAATAGCTTATGAATTGAATTTTCATACCGCCAGCCATTTTACACAGCTTTTCAAAAAGATTGCAGGAATTACTCCGAAAGAGTACAGAACTCAGTTTTTGCAGAACAGGATTAATGGGTAG